The following is a genomic window from Clostridia bacterium.
TTATTAAGATATTGGGTGCCGATATTTTGCTGTGCCCATAGTGCAATCCTCGTCATAAACATGAAGGTATCTTTTCCCGCTTCCAGTCCCATGTTAACCAGTTCAATAGGGATATTGTCATCATTCATAATATCATTGCTATACCCGGCTATACTTAGAGCAGTACAGATTTGTTTGTTTATATTCCTGTCAGCAGTGCTAATGATAATGGTGGAGCTGTTAAAAGGTTTTCCTGGCACTCCTTTTGGTGTATTATCAGTCCAGATGTTATAATTGTTTAATTGGTCACCTAAACTGGCAAAGATCATGTGGTAAAAGCCGGTATAATCATCACCAGCCGTAATATATTCACTGTAGTCTTTTTCCGGTTTATTTTCAATAAATCCGACATAACTTCGGAAACAGTAATACAAGGCAGGAGGAGGTGTCCTTCCAATTAATACAATGGCTTCATCAGGTCGCAGCTTATACGTAAATCCAGGCGCTAAATAGTCAATATTGGCTGGAAAATTGTTGGGGTCACCAGGATTGTATCCTACTGGAGGCTCCTGTCCTTCTGACGGATTCTGGTTGGGGGCTGGCGGAAGGAAGCAGAATGCATAGGGAGCACCTACGTTGTTAGCTAAACAAGAGTCAACTTTACCTTCACTGCACAACTTTAGTATATCAACATAGCTGATTTTTCCTTCCTGAACAATAAAACCCCGGTTTTCTAATATTGAGATAAAATTTTTAATGCTTTCATTTTTATCAAAATGGAAGTTATTAATTGGTGTGCTGGGCAAATAGTAATATGGGTACATTTTTTGAATATTATATGTATTGGGGGATTTATTCATTTGTGCGTTAAAGTAATATGGACATGGATACTTAATATACATGTTGTTCAATCCTTTCATAGACTTTATAATGTTATTTTTTCTTCCCACCAGCCGAAGACTACTCTGGCCTGTACTTGCTCTTTACCTGGAGATAAAAAGAATAAAGCAAAGGAGCTCTCTGGAGGAATAATATACATGCCTTATAGCATATGTTTTTTAATTGCATTGTGTTAACATTAGCTGATTCTAAAGGATTATTGTCGGAGGAGACTTTGAAGTTTAAGGAGAAATTTGATAAACTCTAGTTGCTTGTACAAAACTTAGGCAAGCCTTTGTATAAGAGGCTTTGAGACTGTGAGAAGGAGTACAGAGCTGAAGGAATTCTTGTTCGGAATGCAAGCTTCAGATGAATTGGATAAGTGTCCCTTGTACCATAGCTGAAATTACAAAATTTGAAATTTTATTTGATACACTTATTACTCAGGAGCAGATTAATAGGGGGTAGAAGGGAGGAAACCTATTGTTGACTCTTTAATAGATTTGGTGAACAATAGAGAAAAAGTGAAAAAAGTATATTGAAGCAAGGCTGCAAATGGTCAGAGTGTCATTAGGTGCAAGTGAAAACAGCACTAAATTTTAGTGCTGTCTTATATCTCAAGCTCTATTTACATAAATACTTAATGTATTATAGTGCTCATTTATGTTTTTTCGTAAAAAGTATTGCACGATCCCAGATAACATCGTAAAGGGCTGGACCAACCTTAGTTTCTTTATCTTGATAAATTCTAAAACCTATATAAGCATCTTCATTATTATCAACTCCGTATGCACTTCCTAAGGGGTTGCCTTTGCTATACGGTATAGTAACAACATTATCTTTACCGGCCGTTCTTGCCATCTTGAATGAATAATAGTACTTGGTGTTTTCGTACCCTTCAGGGAAAAATTCAGCAGCAGAATTAGGAAACTCAACAGTATAGAATGATCCGGCAACGCCATTCCAAAGCTTTGCGCCATAGAAACTGTCTTGGCATAATCTTGCTTTTCCGGTCTTCTCATGGTTTATACCATATATGATTACAAAATCATCATCGGTTGTTAATTGGAAATTGTCTGTTTTTAAATATAAGGCATCGCTATTATCCCCATAAACGTTAACATCCTGTAGTATTCCTTGATAACCCTCTAATATCCAAATATTTGTGTCCAAGTCTATGTGATTATATTCCGAGGTTCCATACTTTTTAATTATCTCTTTACGTAAATAATTAATATCATTTACTGCATTGGGAACAATTTGAAATTCTGTGGGATCTGTTTCCCTTTTTTTTAGGGTTGGTATCGGCCAGTGGTTTCCAGTAGCGATGGGGATTTTAGGTGTAATTCGCAATACCTTGAAAAACTTATCAATATTCTTGATATATGCGTCGCCAATACTTTCTTGTACCCATAATTGAGCCCTCATAACAAAAATAAAGACATCCTTCCCTTTTTCTAATCCCATGTTGACCAATTCCATAGGAATGTTGTCATCATTTATAATTTCTGAGCTATATCCAGCAACGTCTAATGCATCACGGACTTTTTGATTAACATACATGTCAGCAGTACTAATGATGATTGTGGAACTGTTAAAAGGGTATCCACCCGATCCTTGAGGAGTACTATTAGTCCAGATTCCCAAATTATTTACTGTATCACCCAGACTTGCAAAGAGCATGTGGTAGAAACCAGTATAGTTATTTCCTGCTGTAATAGCATTGCTGTAGTCCTTCTCTGGTTGATTCTCTACTAAGCCACGATAACTTCTGAAACTAAAATAATAGGCTGGGGGAGGCGTTTGACCAATTAGAACAATAGCCTCATCAGGTCGCAGCTTAAAGGTGGCGCCGGGTAGTATGGGATTTATATTGGCTGGATAATTATTGGGGTTATTAGAATCATATCCTATTGGAGGTTCTTGTCCTTCGGCTGGATCCTGGTTGGGAGCTGGCGGAAGGGTTAAGACTGCATATGGAGCATTTGCATTATTCCCGAAACAAGAAGGAACTTTACCTTCACTGGCTAGCTTTAGAATATCTATATATTTTAGTTCTCCTTCTTGAACGATAAACCCGCTTTTGTTCAATATTGAGACAAAATTACTTATGCTTTCGTTTTTATTCAAATTGGGATTATGTATTGGAGCATGTGGCAAATAAGTATATGGATAGGTTTGGCGTATATTTTTTGCATAGGATGTTTTATACATTAGCGCGTTAACGTAATGTGGGCATAGAGGCTTGCTAAACATATTGATAACTCCTTTTATAGAATGCATAATATTATATGCTTTAGCTTAGAAGATGTGCTTTAGCTTGAAGTGAGGCTATGTCTTATAGGAGCAATTATTTTTGACTACAAGAGAATTTTTACATAAATGCATGACTGTATAAGTTTACAGAAAATACATATAAGGTTAACTACATAACTTGACAGAATATGGCAGTTAACAGAAATATGTCATTTTGCGGAGAGGTATAAGCTCACGACCCCCGTCCCCCTTAGACGACCCCCTTGAATATATTAGATGATATTGCGTTACAGTATCATCTAATTGCTAAAACGCAAGTCGTAAATTTAAGGTACAGCTTACTGATATGGTGGGCTGTCCCTTGCTATTGACAAAATTGAAATTTATATTTGTGTGTAAAAGATTATCAGTATCGCGATATTCAGAAAATCTTAAGATTTTATCAAGTAAAAAGCTATAAAATGGATTTTTGCTTCGTGGTATAATAATTATGGGGATATATACTTAAAGAAAGAAGATGAAGCTTTTGGCTGCAAATATTTTAATAGTTGATGATGAACAAGCTATTGCCGATTTGGTTGAAGTTTATCTGAAAAATGAGAACTATAATATCTTTAAATTTTATAACGGCAAGGATGCCCTTAACTGTATTGAAAATGAAAAACTGGACCTCGCCATTTTGGATGTCATGCTTCCCGATATGGATGGTTTTTCAATCTGCCAGCAAATCCGGGAAAAACATAATTTTCCTGTTATCATGCTGACTGCTAAAGAAGAAGAAATCGATAAGATTACCGGGCTGACATTAGGTGCGGACGACTATATCACTAAACCGTTCCGGCCTTTGGAACTTATTGCCCGTGTAAAGGCACAGCTCCGAAGATTTACCAAATATAATTCTGCGGGGCCAAACCAGGAAGAACACTTGATTGCCTTTTCCGGCTTGGTATTGGACATGGATACCCATGAATGTATGCTGAATGAAAAAAAGCTATCTCTTACTCCTACAGAGTTTTCAATTCTTTGGGTCCTTTGCTCCAATCGTGGACGGGTGGTCAGTTCGGAAGAATTGTTCCATGAGGTATGGGGAGATAAGTATTTCACCAATAGCAACAATACAGTAATGGTTCATATCCGGCATTTAAGAGAAAAAATGCACGACAGCGCAGAGCATCCTAAATACATCAAAACGGTATGGGGGGTTGGCTATAAAATTGATAAGTAAGAGAGACAAAAGAAGGAATGATTATACAAAATTAAAAAGGACAGTATTTTTTCGAATGCTCCTTATTGTTTTTGCCACGGCTGCAACTGTTTTCTTCCTGCGTTTTGTAATTCAAAAAAACTTCAATGTTGGGGATAATATTGTACATTTTTTAAAGAATACGTTCTTTTTGCGCGATAACGTTGCTTTAATGATTTATCGGTTTGTATTTTACAATAATATTGATGTTATTACACTTATAGTGATTCTCATATCCTTGGTTATCCTGCTTAAATTTACAATTTCTTGGTTTACAAAATATTTCGATGAAGTCATTGCTGGAATGGATAGACTTGCTGAGGAATCTGATGATGAAATCACATTATCACCTGAATTGGATTTTATGGAAAATAAGCTTAATCAGATAAAAAGTAACTTGGAAAAACAAAAGAAAGCCGCGCTTGATGCTGAGCAGCGCAAAAATGATTTGGTAGTTTACTTGGCTCATGATATAAAGACGCCCCTGACCTCCGTAATAGGATACTTAAGTCTTCTGGATGAAGCTCCTGATATGCCTCCTGAACAGAAGGCAAAATATGTCGGTATTACCTTGGAAAAAGCTTATCGATTAGAGCAGCTTATAAATGAGTTTTTTGAGATTACAAGATTTAACCTTCAAACTATTGTTTTGAATAAAGAAAAAATCAATTTGCTGTTCATGCTCCAGCAGATGGCAGATGAATTCTATCCAATGCTGACTCCACAGGAAAAGCAGGTGTCCGTCAATGTGCCTGACGGACTCACTCTGTGGGGAGACACAGACAAACTGGCTCGTGTATTCAATAACATTCTGAAAAATGCGATAGCCTACAGTTATGAAAACAGCGTCATTGATATTTCCGCTCAGCAGCAAGATAAAAATATTATTATGACTTTTACGAATCAAGGTAATCCTATCCCACAAGAAAAACTGGAAACGATATTTGAGAAATTTTTTCGGCTGGACACATCCCGGTCTACCAATACAGGCGGTGCCGGGCTTGGACTGGCTATTGCCAAAGAAATTGTAAACGCACATGGAGGCAATATTTTCGTGCAAAGTAAAACAGAAAAGACAGTCTTCACTGTCGTGCTTCCACAAAAGCAAGAAAAGGACAAGTTATCTGCTTAAGTCAGATAGCTTGTCCTTTTCTTAATTAAATAAAGATCTTAAGAATGGGTAAATTTAAAATGAGTTATATACAAAGAACATACCGGATAATGCTATTTTCCATAACACTCCATACTTTTTCCAAATACATGGAAGCATAAATCCAAGAGGTATAAAAAGCAATGTATTTTCTATGTATGGGCAAATACCCTCTGTAATCCAACAAAATGGAATCAGATTAATCTCATCCAGTGAAATATTCAACTTTTTGCAACTATAAAGATGCAGTAGTATGGCAAAGAACATGTATGTCACAGTGAAACTCCAGATACCGTTATAAAAAAGGTAAGTAGAACTTTCCTATTCGTCATAAGAAAATCTTAAGGTGTTCATAAGATGGAATTCCAACATAGCTCCCTGTTCTGTGGTTGAATAATATCAGCACAGAAGAAGGAGTTGTTTTATTATGATACGAAAAGTAAAAAAGAAAAAGTCAGGGATACGCATATTTGTAGCACTTCTGTTGATGGGTGTGATTGCTGCTTTTGTTTACAAATCCAACATTACTCCAGGAAGACACCAAATATTTGAAAAAGGATATGACGATAAAATCTCGTCATATCCTTCTTTAAAGATGACACCCGGTTCTTTTGATGATAGCACAGCGCCGGTTCCTTCATCAAAGATAGAACCTAATCCCTCTGTTCCTATATCTTCAGACAAGCTGAACAGTTCTAATGCGATTCTGATCCGTTTAAAGGATCATACCATCCTGATGCAAAAAAATAGCGAAGAAAAAATCTATCCGGCTTCTTTGACGAAAATTATGACGGTCATTGTCGCCATAGAGAATCTGCCTGAGCTGCAGGGAAAAATCAAACTTCCCAGTTCAATGTTTCAGGAACTGTACAAATCGGATGCGACCATGGCAGGTTTCCAACCGGGCGAGCAGGTAAGGGCAATCGATTTGTTATACGGAGCAATGCTGCCAAGCGGTGCGGAGTGTTGTATTGGGCTTGCTGATCAGATTGCGGGATCAGAGCAGGATTTTGTAAAGATGATGAATCAAAAGGCGGCAGATCTCGGCATGAACAATACCCACTTTGAAAATGCGACTGGACTTCACAATGAAAACCACTACACAACAGTCAAAGATTTGGCTGTTCTTTTGAGTTACGCGCTGCAAAACGATACTTTCCGCGAAATTTTCACTTCATCCCGCTATTCCACGCAGCCTACGAATAAACATCCCGACGGGATAACCTTTTACAGTACAATGTTTAAAAAACTCAGCGACCCAAGTATTACAGGAGGAAAAATTCTGGGAGGAAAAACCGGATACACCGATGAGGCTGGTTTGTGTCTCGCAAGCCTCGCTAAAGAAGGTAAGCAGGAATACATTTTGATTACAGCTGGTGCCAAAGGAAATCACAAATCCGAGCAATACAATATTACCGATGCGTTGGCTGTATACAACAGCTTAAGAAAAGAATAAGTGTGAAACCAAATCCGAAGCTTCTAAATGAAAATATGGGCTTTGATATGAAATATCAGGAAAACAAGGAGTGATTATATGAAAAGAAAAAAGTTGCCGTTTTATTCGGCGGATGCTCTACAGAGTATGAGGTGTCTCTCCAATCCGCCTATTCTGTAATAACAAACTTAATCCCAAAAAGTATGAGGCCATATTGATTGGCATCACCCGGTAGGGAACTTGGTTGAGATTTTTTGGTTCCTCAAAAATATAACTCTTTACAACTACGCTACTCTGTGTTACTATATACTAGTAGTTAGTAATACTGCATACAAGTTATACAGAATAGCTAGGGGGGATTACGCTGGAAAACCTTACGGAAATGCTGAAAGGTGTGTTGGAGGGCTGTGTCCTTGAAATCATCAGCCACGAGGAAATCTATGGTTACGAAATTACGCGGCGGCTGAACGCTCTCGGATTTTCGGACGTTGTGGATGGGACAGTTTATACTATCCTGGTGCGGCTTGAGAAAAACAAGCTGGTGGAAATTACGAAAAAGCCATCCGATATGGGGCCGCCGCGAAAGTTTTTTACACTAAACGACGCAGGGCGCAAGGAACTACAGAAGTTTTGGGAAAAATGGGAGTTCGTATCATCAAAAATTAACGAGTTAAAGGAGAAGAAGTAATGAATTTCTGGGAAAAAATAACGGGCAGCGACATGACTAAAGAATTGAAAGCTTTTGAATCGCGAGCCAAAAAGCTGCCGGCTGATTATCAAACGGCATGGGAAAAAATTAAAACCAACCTTTTGCCTCACTCAGATTTAACCGGTCGCAACCTCATGCCAATTCTTGACAGTGCGCTTGGTATGCTCGAAGAAACGGCGGCAAACGGTCAGAGTGTCCAAGAGGTTTTGGGTGACGATATCAAAGGCTTCTGTTCAGCGCTGGCCGGCGAAGAAGGGGCAAAGTCTTTTCGCGACAAGTGGCGCGAGCAACTCAACAATAATATCGCTAAAAAATTAGGTAAATAGGAGGATAAAATGAGAATACAAGATATCATCGAAGGCAAAAAAGAGTGGCGAGCGCACGTGGCGCGTGTCAAAGCGCTCCCGCAAGATTATCAGATTGTTTATAAAGAGATTCAAAAATATCTCTTTAAGGTCGGCCCTGTTGAGCTAACCGACGGGATGGGTTTGCTCTCGGGGATTATCGATCTTTTTGAAGAGGGCGCGGCCTTGGGGAAAGACGTGCTCGAAGTGACGGGAAGTGACGTAGCAGCTTTCTGCGACGATCTAATCAAAGATTCAAAAACTTACGCTGACATCTATCAAGAATCTGTTGACCAAGAAGTTAACAAGGCCATGAAA
Proteins encoded in this region:
- the vanR gene encoding VanR-ABDEGLN family response regulator transcription factor; the protein is MAANILIVDDEQAIADLVEVYLKNENYNIFKFYNGKDALNCIENEKLDLAILDVMLPDMDGFSICQQIREKHNFPVIMLTAKEEEIDKITGLTLGADDYITKPFRPLELIARVKAQLRRFTKYNSAGPNQEEHLIAFSGLVLDMDTHECMLNEKKLSLTPTEFSILWVLCSNRGRVVSSEELFHEVWGDKYFTNSNNTVMVHIRHLREKMHDSAEHPKYIKTVWGVGYKIDK
- a CDS encoding HAMP domain-containing histidine kinase, whose protein sequence is MISKRDKRRNDYTKLKRTVFFRMLLIVFATAATVFFLRFVIQKNFNVGDNIVHFLKNTFFLRDNVALMIYRFVFYNNIDVITLIVILISLVILLKFTISWFTKYFDEVIAGMDRLAEESDDEITLSPELDFMENKLNQIKSNLEKQKKAALDAEQRKNDLVVYLAHDIKTPLTSVIGYLSLLDEAPDMPPEQKAKYVGITLEKAYRLEQLINEFFEITRFNLQTIVLNKEKINLLFMLQQMADEFYPMLTPQEKQVSVNVPDGLTLWGDTDKLARVFNNILKNAIAYSYENSVIDISAQQQDKNIIMTFTNQGNPIPQEKLETIFEKFFRLDTSRSTNTGGAGLGLAIAKEIVNAHGGNIFVQSKTEKTVFTVVLPQKQEKDKLSA
- a CDS encoding D-alanyl-D-alanine carboxypeptidase, giving the protein MIRKVKKKKSGIRIFVALLLMGVIAAFVYKSNITPGRHQIFEKGYDDKISSYPSLKMTPGSFDDSTAPVPSSKIEPNPSVPISSDKLNSSNAILIRLKDHTILMQKNSEEKIYPASLTKIMTVIVAIENLPELQGKIKLPSSMFQELYKSDATMAGFQPGEQVRAIDLLYGAMLPSGAECCIGLADQIAGSEQDFVKMMNQKAADLGMNNTHFENATGLHNENHYTTVKDLAVLLSYALQNDTFREIFTSSRYSTQPTNKHPDGITFYSTMFKKLSDPSITGGKILGGKTGYTDEAGLCLASLAKEGKQEYILITAGAKGNHKSEQYNITDALAVYNSLRKE
- a CDS encoding PadR family transcriptional regulator, producing MENLTEMLKGVLEGCVLEIISHEEIYGYEITRRLNALGFSDVVDGTVYTILVRLEKNKLVEITKKPSDMGPPRKFFTLNDAGRKELQKFWEKWEFVSSKINELKEKK
- a CDS encoding DUF1048 domain-containing protein, giving the protein MNFWEKITGSDMTKELKAFESRAKKLPADYQTAWEKIKTNLLPHSDLTGRNLMPILDSALGMLEETAANGQSVQEVLGDDIKGFCSALAGEEGAKSFRDKWREQLNNNIAKKLGK
- a CDS encoding DUF1048 domain-containing protein; protein product: MRIQDIIEGKKEWRAHVARVKALPQDYQIVYKEIQKYLFKVGPVELTDGMGLLSGIIDLFEEGAALGKDVLEVTGSDVAAFCDDLIKDSKTYADIYQESVDQEVNKAMKKVTDKAK